Part of the Polyangiaceae bacterium genome is shown below.
CAAGCTGCGGCGCGAAGCAGGCGTGTGGCACGTCGAGGATTTCGACTGATGCCTTCGCGTATTTCGTCATGGTTTGTCCTGGCCATCGCGGTCGTCTTGTTGGCGCTCGTCCCGCGTTCGTCACGCGCGTTCGGCGAAGAAGGCGCCTTCAATCCGCGCATTTTGCTCTCGGGAACGGCGCGCTGGGAAGGCGCGCGTACGACGGGTCCGTCGCGCTGGTCCGAAGAGCTCGTGCGCCGGACGAGCGCTCCGGCGCGGCTGATTCCCACGACGGTGCGCGCCGATGCGCCTGCGCTGCTTGCCGAGCCGTTCGTCGTGTGGGCCGGCGAAACCGACATTCCGCCGCTCACGTCGCGCGAGGTCGCGGGGCTCAAGCGCTTCATCGCGCTCGGTGGCGTCATGTTCGTCGACGACTTCGCCCCCGAGGTCGGTGCGTTCGGCAAGGCTGCGAAACGCGAGCTTACGCGCGTTCTGCCCGACGGTGCTCCAGTGCCCGTTGGACCTGAAAACGTTTTGTTCCGTTCGTTCTATCTCTTGCGTCGGCCCGTCGGTCGCGTGGAAGCGTCCCCGAAGCTCGAAGTCATCATGCGAGGGGGCCAGCCCCAGGTCATTTTCTCGTCGCATGATTTGCTCGGTGCGCTTGCGCGATCGCCCAATGGAACGCATCCCTTCGCGGTGATTCCGGGAGGCGAGCCAGGGCGTGAGCAAGCGATGCGTCTTGCGGTGAACATCGCCATGTACGTGCTCTGCTCGAACTACAAGGACGACCAAGTGCACGCGCCGTTTCTCATGCGGCGCAGGGCTTCGGAGGCTCGGTGACGACGAGCTTTGCGGCGTCCGGTGACCTTTCGAGCACGTACCAAATCGCGGCCAGCGCGCTCGTGCTGCTCAGCTTGATCCTGCTCGCCATCGAATTGCGGCGGTCGCGTGCATCACGCCTGTCCGTGTTCATCTCCGGCGTGTTTGCGGCGCTCGCGCTCTTGTGTGCGGTGCTCCGGCCCGTTGCGATCCAAGGCAAAGGCAGCTTCGTAGGCCCGCGTGTCGTGGTCCTCGTCGACGGTTCGCGGTCGATCGATCTGCCGATTGCACCAGGTAAAACCCGTCGAGACGAAGCCATTCGTGCGCTGGGCGAGCTCGAGAAGCGCGGCGGCGAAGTCCGGTTTTCGTCGCTCACGTTCGGCAAAGGCTCACCGCAGCCGCTTGGCGCTGCAAGCAGTGGTCCAGCGGAATCTGCGCCGCCGATCGAGGGTCGGTTTGGCCCGGCACTCCGTTCGGCTAGGCCCATGTCGCAATCGGATCTCGCCAGCGCCATCGAAGCGGTGTCTCGAGCGGCCGACGAGCGCCCTGCGGCGATCGTGATCTTGTCCGATGGGCGCTTGGATCGGCCGAGCGATGTTCAACCAGGAGAAACCATCAAAGCGTCGCTCGGGACGCTCGACGTACCTCTGCACACCGTGGCGCTTGCGACGGAAGCTCCGCAGGATGCGAGCGTGCGGCTCGTGCGAGCGGCCGGTGCGGCGGTTGCGCATCAGCCGCTATCGCTGCGCGTGGAGATTGGCTGTGCGGGCAAGATGGATTGCACGTCGGTGCCGGTTTCATTGCGCGAGCTGCGTGAAGCGGGTGAGCCGACGGCGCTTGCGTCGGGCCGCGCGAATGCGAGCAGTGGTGCGGCGACGCTCGAATTCGAGGTGACGCTGGATCGAGCGGGCGTGCGCATCATCGAAGTTGCGATTCAGGCGCCAGCGGGTGACGCGGTGCCCGACAACGACACGCGTTATGTGGCGATTGACGTTGCGCGTGATCGCGTGCGCGTGCTGCATGTCGCGGGGCGACCCACGTACGACGTGCGCGCATTGCGGATGTGGCTGAAGTCCGACGCGTCCGTGGATGTGGTGGCATTTTTCATTTTGCGCGAAATGGTCGCGGACGACGTCGTCGCGCCTCCGGACGAGCTGGCGCTCATTCCGTTTCCGGTCGACGAGCTATTCAATCAGCATTTGCCGAGCTTCGATGCGGTCGTCTTGCAGGATTTCAATGCCGACCCGTATGGTTTGTCCAAGCATTTGAAGTCGCTTGCGCGGTATGTCGACAAGGGCGGGGGGCTCATCATGGTGGGCGGCCCCGAAGCGTTTGTTCCGGGCAATTACGCCAGCACGCCGCTCGCATCGGTATTGCCCGTGGCGCTCGATGGGGCGCCCAAAGCGGAGGGCGTGGACATGGCGTCGTTCGTTCCGCGATTGACCGATGCGGGCCGGGTGGCTCCGGTGCTCGGGCCATTGCACGAGCTCATTGGGGAGGAGTGGCCTGAAATGGCGGGGGCGAACGTCGTGGGAGATGCGCGCAGTGGAACGACCGTGCTGCTCGAGCATCCGACGCGGCGAACGCCGAGCGGCGCGGCGATGCCGATATTGGCGCTCGGTGAATACGGCAGTGGTCGCACGATATCGCTTGCGGTGGATGGGTCGCATCGATTGCTCTTCAGCAGTTTTGCGGAGAATTCGGCGGGCCGCGCGCATGGAGCGTTTTGGGATGGTTTGCTCGGCTGGCTGATGCGTGACCCTCGATTCGAGCCTGCCGTCGTCGAGCTTCCCGATGGATGTTTGGTGGGAGAAGAAACGACGTTATCGCTTCGGCCATTGCCGGGACAAAAGGGCGACGCGAAAATCATCATTCGCAAATTGGGCAGTCCTGACATTGTGCGCACGTTGTCCGCGCCGCTAGATGGTCAGGGTTTGCCGGTGGAGATGAAGGCCGGGAAGCTCGAAGCGGGTGGGTATTCGGCGACGGTCGAGATTACGCCGCGGGATGAAGCGGGCGGCGAGCCGGATGAAGCGCGGCGCGGGCCGACGACGCGGCGGGACTTTGCGTGCGAGCGCGGTGGAGACGAATGGGCGGACACGCGTCCGGATCCGGAGCGGTTGCAATTGATGGCGGCGGCGACGGGGGGGCGAGCGGTCACCGTGGATGAGATTGGCAGCGTGCCATTGCCTTCGGCGACGCAGATTGCGATAGAAAGGCGGGTATCGCCGATCATGCCGCCGTGGGGATGGACGCTCGCTGCGGCGCTCTTTTGCGGCGCGCATTGGGTGATAAGGCGGCGAGGCGGGCTTTCGTAGGGGTTGGGCGGTTTGCCTCGAGCGCTCTCAGGAATCGGTTCCAGTACGGCGCGTCGTGGCTCGGGAGCGCCCGACTGGCAGCGGTGATCGACGAGGACTGCGAACGTCTGATTGCGACACGGCGACGACGGTGCGAGGTTTTTCGGATGAGTGGGCGGGTGTCTTGCTTGCCAAACTCGTCCGTGGCGCTTTGACGAGTGCCGGTCCGGTCAGCTCTTCTAGCCGCGTGGGGTCATTATCGAGCAAACGCAGAAGGTTGCTCATTGGTACACTGATTGGGACTTTACCCGATTCATACTCGTGGAATGCACGGTGCTCTCCGCCGAGCAGCTCCGATGCTCGCTTTTGGCTCAAACGAAGCTTTTTCCGCACGTGAGCGATTTCCTCGGGGGCCAGTATTATCGGATTTGCAGACGCTTCAATCACCATTGCAGCGAGTCGCTCCGACATTGGCGATCGTCTGCGAGCTCGACGTGAACGCGCCAATGTTTCACCTGCGGTCGCGGCACGTCTCTCCAATTCGTCGACCTCTGCCTTGAACGCGAGATACGCCTTTTCTGACGCTAATAGTGGTTTTCCGGTCAGAATACCTTCTCCACAATTGTTGCACCAAAAACCGAGCGTTTTGATCGTGCGTTCATGCCCCCTGTATTCGATGAGATCGTCCCGCCGCTCGTAGACCATGACCGACCCACACACCGGGCACGATTGCGTTTGGGCTTGGCGTTTCATCGCTTATTTCTCCTTGAGCGAGATCAAAAGGTAACCTCGGCTGTCGGTCGTGAATTTGACATACAACTCGGTCTTGCCATGGGCGACGTGATAAACATCTTGCCAAATACTCGAATTCAAGTCACTCGTCATGGACTTGTAAAAGTTTTTCGCCGAGAGACTTTGTACGATCGCAACTACCTGATCAAGGTTGATGCCCAGCGATCGGGCGCAGTTCCGGGCGGTTTTCGTGATGTTCAGCTTCTCTGGAGTGCAAAACACGGCTTTGATGGCCTCCAGGGAGTGGTGAGGCTTTCTCTTCTCCACCCGAGGACCCTATTGCGTCTCGAACGTCCACGTCAAGAACTTCGACACGCTGCTCGAAAGCAATTCAGTATACCAAAAAGCGCCAGGGCATGCCTCGACCCCAAACACCTCACCTCCGAACGCTCCATCCATCGTCCCAGCGTCACGGGCGCGCGGTCCCGCCAACCGTTCAGCGTTTCCCATGCGTCTCGACACGTCGTCCGAGTGCTCCAAGATCGCTTTCCGCCACCTCGAAAGTGTCGACCGAACGTTCCGACAATCGTTCTCACCTCCTCGAACCTACCATTGGCTCGGCTCAATGGTCGTCTCGACACCTCGAGACCGTTCTCCCATCGATCCGACATCACTTTTCACCTGCCCAAAACGCCAATCCCGACCGCCGGACGCCTCATCTCGGCGCCTCGATGACCTTGAGCATTCACGGCGAACATGCATCGAACGAGTCTATGTAAATCATCGTACGACATGCTCGACCCGGACGCTCCATTTTTAGCTTGCGGCCAAACAAAACTCGTCATAGGGGAGTGTCATGGCCAACGCAACAGCTTCTGAATTGTCACGATCGGCAAAGCTCGACGTCGGCAAGGCGCTATTGGCGCGCCTTGTCGCTCGTGCAAACAAGGGTCCGAACGAGGATCTGCTCGATTCGTTCATTCCACAGCTCGAAGATACAACGGTGCGACTCGGCGTGCATGTCGAGGGAAAGGCAAAAGCGGATGCCGCACGCAAGGCGCGGCTCTTGCGCGTTGAAATGGCCGATTGCGATGTCGATACGTGGCTTCGGCACCATGAGGCATTCATTGGCATCGAAGCGCGGCGGCGCATGGGGCCCAACGTCGAGGCAGCAGGTGCGCTGTATGATGCGGCTTTTCCGGAGGGCGTATCGTATGTAGATGCATACATCCCCGACGAAAATGCGTTATGCCGAGGGGCCATTGCGGTGATTCGGTCACCCGAACACGCGGCGACGGTCACGGCCATTGGATTACCGGCAGAATGGACGACGAAATGGGAAGCGGCGCTCGCCGAGAGTGACGTGGCTTTTGCGGACGTGCGCGAAGCACGCGAATCGCGAGCGGCGCATGTGGAAGAAGGGCGCGATGCCGAGGACGACTTCGTCGAGATTGCGGTGCGTTTGCGGCGCTATCTGGATGCGCGTGCGCCGCGTTCGGACAAGGCGAAGATGGCCGAGAGCCGTGAATTGATTCAGCCGCTGCAGGATGCTTTGAATAAATTGGCCATGGAGAAAGCATCGCGCGCCACGCGGCGCAAGAAAAATGCCGAAGAGGTCCCGTGAGATCGCGCCGTACTTCGCTATGGCGCACCGTGCTTTGATGCTATGAGGGGGATCGGGCACGAGCGAAACGACGGGGCGCATGAGGCTCGCGTCGGCGCTGCCATCCAGACCAGAGCACTTCCATAAAATCAGGAAACCGGTATCTTGAACCCTATATGCTTCGGCGAAAGGGTTCAACATGCAAACGATATGGCTGTTCTTGCGCGGCTTCATTCTTTGGTGTGCAGCTCGTCGCACGACCCTGGGCTTGTTGATTCTCGGTATCTTTTTGGCAATATCGACGCCCGCGTGTGCGTCGACGTTGCCACGAGAACGGCCCGTCAATACCTGTGATACGAGCGGCGGTAAGTCTGGCCAGCCGTATTGTCTGCCTCCACCGGGGTTCTTTTGCGAACGCAATCAAGCGCCACCTGCAACCCCTCGGAACGGACGTGGGCACAAGGCCTATTTGGGGCAGTTTGAGCTATTCCCCTCGAAACAGGGTTTGGGCATCAATCAACCGACATGCCCGCAGAATGCGACGCGCTTGTTGCAAGACCAGGAATGGAAAATTGCGCACCGCATTGCCAAGGATTTCGGGCACCGCGTCGGATTCGTGTTGGCGACGTGCGAGAGGATCACCGAGGAGCTTGCGCGTCAGCCGGTGAATGCCCTTGCGGGCTGGAATGATATCGATCCCGACACGCTCGAAGCGGAGTTTTTGAGATGCGCCAAGGACCTCGACAAACTCGAGGCGCCTCCGGTGTACGACGATCCGTGGCTTGCGGGAGCGGCGTGGCGCGGATTCAACACGGGTTATGGCGAGGGGGCCGACGAGGTTTGGCATCGCGTGATGATGATCGAGTTTGCTATCGCCATTGTGGAATCGGCGATCATGGCAGGCCTACCGCTCATCGAAGTTGCGGTGACGCGGGGAATTCGGATTTCGTTGATCGGTCTGCGCCGAATGCCCATTTTCCTTCCAGGCGCCGTGGGTGGGCTTGGTGCAGGGGTTTTTCTCAAGACTGCGCCGCGTGCGGCCGTGAAAGCAGTCGTGACGGGTTCCGCGCGGGCGCTCGGGCGCAACATGAAACTGGCGCACATGGCCAGGTTGCCTGGCGAGTTTGCCCATCACATCGTTGCGCACGGTGCCGAGAAGGCGAAGGAGGCGCTTGCGATTCTGCAAAAGTTTGGTATTGGTGTTGACGATGCGGTCAATGGGGTGTATCTGCCCGGTCATTCCAAATCGCCAAACCCGCTCGGAAAGGCGGTGCACTCGAAGGTGCATACGGACGCATATTATATGGCGGTGGAGAACCTGCTAGGGAACGCGAAAACAAAAGGCGAAGCGATTCAGGCACTTCGGTTCATCGCAGGCCAGCTCGAGAGAGGAATCATGCCGTGACTGCAATCTACCATGCACTGCGCCCCGACGGGTATGAGATCGTCAACACGGTTGGTGGCTACGAGGATGGCGATGCGCTTCGTGCTCTCGGCGGTTCATCACGGAAGCATGATTGGAAGCCGATCCTCGTAGAACGCGTTCGTGGAACACGACGACGCGGCTTCAAACCGTCGGACCTTACATGTTCACCTACGGCCTTCGTCCTGCGTCGCTCGGCGGTGGATGCGCTGCAAGACATCATCGATGCGCATGGCGAAGTTCTCCCACTTGCGACGAGCGATGGCGTCGAACTGTTCGTGTTCAACCCGCGATTCGTCATCGATGCATTCGACAGGGAGCGATCGATCTTCGAGCAGGTACCAGAAACGAATATCCTCTGGATCCGCAAATATGTCTTCATCGAGACTGCGATCCGCGGCATCGACATCTTTCGGATGCCAATTCCCGGCGCGCACAGCCTCTTCTTCAGCGACCGATTCGTCGAGCGCGTGAAAGCGGCCAAGCTGAAGGGCACCGACTTCATCAAGCTGTGGTCGTCTGACGAGTCTGCGCAATCGGGCGCATAGATTCCCTCCGTCAACAGCGCCACTCGAGTCGCATGCAAGGCGACCACCTATGGATACATCTCGGTCCGGCGCATCATTCGCTCGATCTCAGATGCGTGGTGCGACGACGTCGGGCGTGTCGAGCTTGCGCGCGAAGGCCGCTATGTCTGGCGCTATCGATGACCGCTTGACGCGGGGGCCATTTTGGCAGAGAAGCCGAAGCCATCATGCTCGGTCTTGGATTTCGCACCCGTCAAACCCTGTGGACAAACCTCGCATCGGCAGCCGGAACTGGCTCGTTGTGCGTCGCTATGACGATGCTTTCCGCAGGATGCGACTCCAAGTCGTTGCCACCTGCACCCACCACGGCGACGTCGTCCGCCGTTGCGCAAGCGTCGCCCTCCGCGTCTGCCAGCGCCGCCACGGTTGTCGCGACTGCGCCTGCAAAAACGGCCGAGGCTGCTCCAAGCGCCGAAAACCAACCTGCCGCAGCGACCGTGAGCGACGAGATGCCGTCGCTCGAGGAATTCGGTCCGGCCAAGGAAATTCGCGTCTCCGGCTCGAGCGCGCTCGGATGCGAAACGAAGCTCGTCAAGGGCTGGTTGCGCGTCATTTGTAATGAGACGAAACAAGGCGGAAAGCCCGTTGCGCTGACGGTGAAGACGGGTGACGTACCGGGTAAAACCAAAGTGACCGTGCGCGAGGGCGAGGTGTTGCAGCTTTATACGCCCATCGCCGACGGCACTCGATTGGAGGCCGAGCTCGAATGGTCCGACGGCAAGTCCACGCTGACCATCGACAGGGCGAGCGGCACGCGCGACGAGGACGTGAGCGGTAGTTTCAGCGGGTCGAGGTCGCATCCTCTTCCGAAGGAGGTCGAGGCCAATGGAAAGCCGGCCGTCGTCAATGGTGCGGTCGAGCTTGGTTGCAACGTATTCACGTTGAACGATTGGATCATGGTTCAATGCGGGACGCAGAGCGCGCTGGCGGGCAAACCGAAAGGTATCGAGGTCGTTCGCGGCAAAAAAGAGGGTTCCACGAAGATCTGGGTGACCAATGGAGCCATCATGACGCTGCTGACGCCATTTGCGGCAGGCAGCGAAATCGAGGCGACGTTCGAGTGGACGACGATTGGAAAGAAAACCTTGAATTTGTCGTGGCCAGCAGGTGCAGCCTTGCCCACGCGGGTCGGTGGATTCGACGGTTTCGCGGACATTCCGGGGCGCGAGGAATTTGCCAATGCGGAAATGGTGAACATCGAGCGCGGACTTGCGAACAATTGCACGAGCAAGATGACGCGCGGCTGGATGCGTATCGCGTGCAGCGCGACCAATTCGAGCGGCGGCAAGCCGAAGAAAATCGAGCTCGTCAAGGGCGCAAAGCCCGAAGACGCGCGCATCGAAACACCGGACGGAGCGATGAACCTGACGGTGAAAGTCGGCGCCGGCACGGACCTCGAAGCGCTGTTCACTTGGAGCGACAAGTCGCACAAGCTCATCGTTCAGTGGCCCGAGGGCGAATCGCGTCCGGCGGTACTGGGTCGATTCGAAGACGCGAAATAAGGCGGCACGCAGCACCGACGCTGCTACGAGGTGCCGGGCGAGGTTGGTATTCGCTGCGCCAGAAACGCCTGAACTTCCACGCTGCCCATGCGGCGAATTCATGGTAAGCTTTGCCCGGCGCGCATGAAAATCCCCTACGGTCAAGCCGATTTCGCCACGATCCGCCGGCAAGGTTACTTCTACGCCGACAAGACTCGGTTTCTCGCAGACCTCGAAAGTGCGGAGTCCGGCTACCGGTACCTCGTTTTTCTCCGCCCACGGCGGTTTGGCAAGTCCACACTCGTCAGTATGATGTCTCGCTACTACGACATCGACGGGGCAAACCAATTCGACGATCTCTTTGGTGGCCTTTGGGTTCACGAACACCCCACGGACGAACGCAACAAGTACCTGGTGCTCACCTTCGACTTTTCCGCCGTCGAGACGACCGGGGATATCGACGATATTCGGGATAGCTTCGTGGAGACGGTGAGAAGCTGCGTGCGGCGGTTTCTCGTGAAATACCGCGGGCAAGTGCCCGACTTCGCGCGTCTCGAAGAAAATCTCGAAAGCTACGGCGACGCATCGGGCATCATGAATGCGCTCTTGACGTCCATTGGTGGCAACCATCCCAAACTCTACATCCTCATCGACGAATACGATCACTTTGCCAATCGGCTGCTCTCGGAGGGGCTCGAGAATGTTTATGGCTCGATCGTAACCAAGACCGGCTTCGTGCGTACCTTCTATGCAGCGCTGAAAACGGGCACGACGTTCGGTACGGTCGCTCGGCTTTTTTTGACTGGCGTCACGCCGCTCATGCTGGACGACATGTCGAGCGGGTTCAATGTGACGAAGAACGTATCGATGAGCCGTCGTTTCAATGAACTTGCTGGTTTTACTCGAATGGACGTCGAACGCGCACTGGACGAATTCGTCGCGGGGCGTCCGCACCTTGCGGGTCAGCTCGTCAATCGTGACAAACTTCTTGAAACGCTCGAGGTGAATTACGACGGCTACCGGTTTTCTCCCGACGCGACAGCGCGAATCTTCAATTCGGACATGGTGCTCTATTTCTTGGCCGAGCTGGACGACAAACTGCGCTTACCGGATGACCTGCTCGATCGGAACGTGCGTACGGCATACGAGCACCTGCAGCGAATTGGTGTCTTGGGAGGTGTTGCGGCGCGGGAGCGGCGCGAGCTACTCGAAACGATCCTGAACGAGCCGTCGATTCAGAGCGACATCGTGGATCGATTCGGCGTGAAGAGTTTGTCGTCACCGGCATCGTTCATTTCGCTCCTCTATTACATGGGAATGTTGACGCTTCGCGACGTACCTCGGGTTGGTGTGTTCTACGATCTGGAGATACCGAACCGGGTGATCCGAACACTGCAATGGGAGCACCTTGGTCATACACTGAAAGAACAGGAAAATCTACAGATCGATACGCGTCAAATCGAATTTGCGCTCGGTGCCCTTTCGATCCGAGGGGACATTGCGCCGCTCTTGCAGGTATTTCACGAACAGGTCCTTCAGCACTTCAGCATCAAGGACACGCAAAAGCTCGGAGAAAAGACGATCAAGCTGTTGCTGATGATGTTCGTGTCGCTGGGGAAAGTGTTTTATGCGTTGAGTGAAAAGGAGTTTTCGCAAGGGTATTGTGATTTGTTCCTCGCGGCGGCGAAGAACGTCCCCGGTTTGAATTATTCGTGGCTGCTCGAATTGAAATATGTCAAGGCGAATGCGAAAGAAGCGCAAATCGATGCGGCATTCGCCGACGCCGCGGCGCAGGTCGAGCGGTATTCGAAAGACCCGACGCTCCTGCCGCTGCTCGTGGGGGATTATCAATTGAAATGCGGCATGCTCGTGTTCGTCGGGACGAACAAGATCCTGTTTCGCTCATGGCCCGACGATGTACCGGAAAAACGGGTCGAGATGGTTGGAAGACGGGGAAAAAAAGCGGCTGCGAAGAAGAAGACCGCGGGGGCGAAGAAGGACTCGCGCGCACGCACACGGAAGCGGGGGTGACGACGTTTTCAGGCGCTCACGGAATCGCGACATCCACCGGGATCACGACGTGTGCGCCCAGCTCTTCGAGCGGCCGGTTCGGCATGATGTATTCCGCCACTCCCGTATTGCCCTGTCCATCCAGCGTATACCCCTGGCCGCCGTAGTATTCTTTGCAGTAAATCACGTGATAGAGAAATGCACGTGCGGCGTCCGCGGTGTCGGGCGCATTGACGTAGCGCTCGAGCGTCATGAATCGCGGATCGCCACTCCCAAGCTCGTCCACGTCGAGGAACCGATAACCTTGCCGGCGCTCGATTTCGACGAGACTCGCAGGCGTCATCGCGACGAGGGCCGCGCGGTGGCCAGCGATTTTCGTGCCAATCTCGGGGTACGCCTCCTGCACGAGGTCGAGCAAGTTGTCCCAGGTGCCGAGTTTACATTTGCTTTCGGGGAAGACGACGAGATCGAACTTCAGCCCGGCTTCGACCTTCCTCCTTGTGTACGCC
Proteins encoded:
- a CDS encoding AAA family ATPase; its protein translation is MKIPYGQADFATIRRQGYFYADKTRFLADLESAESGYRYLVFLRPRRFGKSTLVSMMSRYYDIDGANQFDDLFGGLWVHEHPTDERNKYLVLTFDFSAVETTGDIDDIRDSFVETVRSCVRRFLVKYRGQVPDFARLEENLESYGDASGIMNALLTSIGGNHPKLYILIDEYDHFANRLLSEGLENVYGSIVTKTGFVRTFYAALKTGTTFGTVARLFLTGVTPLMLDDMSSGFNVTKNVSMSRRFNELAGFTRMDVERALDEFVAGRPHLAGQLVNRDKLLETLEVNYDGYRFSPDATARIFNSDMVLYFLAELDDKLRLPDDLLDRNVRTAYEHLQRIGVLGGVAARERRELLETILNEPSIQSDIVDRFGVKSLSSPASFISLLYYMGMLTLRDVPRVGVFYDLEIPNRVIRTLQWEHLGHTLKEQENLQIDTRQIEFALGALSIRGDIAPLLQVFHEQVLQHFSIKDTQKLGEKTIKLLLMMFVSLGKVFYALSEKEFSQGYCDLFLAAAKNVPGLNYSWLLELKYVKANAKEAQIDAAFADAAAQVERYSKDPTLLPLLVGDYQLKCGMLVFVGTNKILFRSWPDDVPEKRVEMVGRRGKKAAAKKKTAGAKKDSRARTRKRG
- a CDS encoding AHH domain-containing protein produces the protein MQTIWLFLRGFILWCAARRTTLGLLILGIFLAISTPACASTLPRERPVNTCDTSGGKSGQPYCLPPPGFFCERNQAPPATPRNGRGHKAYLGQFELFPSKQGLGINQPTCPQNATRLLQDQEWKIAHRIAKDFGHRVGFVLATCERITEELARQPVNALAGWNDIDPDTLEAEFLRCAKDLDKLEAPPVYDDPWLAGAAWRGFNTGYGEGADEVWHRVMMIEFAIAIVESAIMAGLPLIEVAVTRGIRISLIGLRRMPIFLPGAVGGLGAGVFLKTAPRAAVKAVVTGSARALGRNMKLAHMARLPGEFAHHIVAHGAEKAKEALAILQKFGIGVDDAVNGVYLPGHSKSPNPLGKAVHSKVHTDAYYMAVENLLGNAKTKGEAIQALRFIAGQLERGIMP
- a CDS encoding DUF4159 domain-containing protein; translation: MPSRISSWFVLAIAVVLLALVPRSSRAFGEEGAFNPRILLSGTARWEGARTTGPSRWSEELVRRTSAPARLIPTTVRADAPALLAEPFVVWAGETDIPPLTSREVAGLKRFIALGGVMFVDDFAPEVGAFGKAAKRELTRVLPDGAPVPVGPENVLFRSFYLLRRPVGRVEASPKLEVIMRGGQPQVIFSSHDLLGALARSPNGTHPFAVIPGGEPGREQAMRLAVNIAMYVLCSNYKDDQVHAPFLMRRRASEAR
- a CDS encoding type II toxin-antitoxin system MqsA family antitoxin, with the translated sequence MKRQAQTQSCPVCGSVMVYERRDDLIEYRGHERTIKTLGFWCNNCGEGILTGKPLLASEKAYLAFKAEVDELERRAATAGETLARSRRARRRSPMSERLAAMVIEASANPIILAPEEIAHVRKKLRLSQKRASELLGGEHRAFHEYESGKVPISVPMSNLLRLLDNDPTRLEELTGPALVKAPRTSLASKTPAHSSEKPRTVVAVSQSDVRSPRRSPLPVGRSRATTRRTGTDS
- a CDS encoding type II toxin-antitoxin system MqsR family toxin; amino-acid sequence: MEKRKPHHSLEAIKAVFCTPEKLNITKTARNCARSLGINLDQVVAIVQSLSAKNFYKSMTSDLNSSIWQDVYHVAHGKTELYVKFTTDSRGYLLISLKEK